In Sulfuracidifex metallicus DSM 6482 = JCM 9184, a single window of DNA contains:
- the hisA gene encoding 1-(5-phosphoribosyl)-5-((5-phosphoribosylamino)methylideneamino)imidazole-4-carboxamide isomerase: protein MKVLPSIDISDGVAVKRIKGKSNSGIKLGNPVDIAKEIIELGYDSVHVVDLDAAEGKDRNLEYIREICKLGFSFVQVGGGIREIDDASKILEAGASAIIMSTLPFMDENKFLKIVDSIGKDKVLVSVDYNSSGEILIKGWSTSSGFSISRAISNLNNFGIKGIILTFVENEGTKGGIDKHVGDYVKSLNGIKEYAGGISSMEDLLFLSKVGIDYAIIGMAFYSGSLRGVRYV, encoded by the coding sequence ATGAAGGTTCTTCCAAGCATTGACATAAGTGATGGCGTAGCAGTGAAGAGAATAAAGGGGAAGAGCAATTCAGGCATAAAGCTGGGGAACCCTGTTGATATAGCAAAAGAAATAATCGAACTTGGCTATGATTCAGTTCACGTAGTAGATTTGGATGCTGCGGAAGGAAAGGATAGAAACCTTGAATATATAAGGGAGATCTGCAAGCTCGGTTTCAGCTTCGTCCAAGTAGGTGGGGGAATAAGGGAAATCGACGATGCATCTAAGATACTCGAAGCCGGAGCGTCGGCTATTATAATGTCGACCTTACCTTTCATGGACGAGAATAAATTTCTCAAGATAGTCGATTCAATAGGCAAGGACAAAGTGTTGGTTTCGGTTGACTATAATTCTTCAGGAGAAATTTTGATCAAGGGATGGTCCACAAGCTCGGGTTTTTCCATATCAAGGGCGATTTCAAATCTAAATAACTTTGGCATTAAAGGAATAATTCTTACTTTTGTGGAAAACGAAGGCACAAAAGGAGGGATAGATAAGCACGTGGGAGACTATGTAAAATCTTTAAATGGTATCAAGGAATATGCAGGCGGAATTTCATCCATGGAGGATTTGTTATTTTTAAGTAAAGTTGGAATAGATTACGCTATAATTGGGATGGCTTTCTATTCAGGTTCACTAAGGGGTGTGAGATATGTCTAG
- the hisG gene encoding ATP phosphoribosyltransferase: protein MRIAIPNKGRLKDPAMQFIMSVGIRPLAGDDRSLMIPTSWDNTELVMVRTEDIPNIVEAGAAELGITGMDYVKEAGANVEELVKLDFGRSRIVLAVPSSWDVETLEDLKGREIRIATKYFNIAKSYLNEKGIKGRLVKISGAAEVMPLLGAADCIIDVMSTGTTLRLHGLKPIDVVMESHASVIGNEGWMKGPESERINLLLTIMKGTINGKGKKMIFMNVEGKDLEMVISSLPAMLAPSVSKLGGKDAWEVMTVAEEKDIPEIISKVKNSGAKDIVILDIEKVIK from the coding sequence TTGAGGATAGCAATACCAAATAAGGGAAGGCTAAAGGATCCTGCAATGCAGTTCATCATGTCAGTTGGCATAAGACCTTTGGCTGGAGATGATAGGTCGCTTATGATACCTACAAGTTGGGATAACACGGAGTTAGTGATGGTTAGAACTGAGGATATACCCAACATAGTTGAAGCCGGTGCTGCAGAACTAGGAATTACAGGTATGGACTACGTTAAAGAAGCAGGAGCCAACGTGGAGGAACTGGTTAAATTAGACTTCGGCAGGTCAAGGATAGTTCTCGCAGTTCCGTCATCTTGGGACGTAGAAACGTTAGAAGATCTTAAGGGTAGGGAAATCAGGATAGCCACTAAGTACTTTAACATAGCCAAATCCTACTTAAACGAGAAGGGAATAAAGGGCAGATTAGTTAAGATAAGCGGAGCCGCAGAGGTCATGCCATTATTAGGAGCAGCGGATTGTATAATTGATGTCATGAGTACCGGTACAACGCTCAGGCTTCATGGTCTTAAGCCAATAGACGTTGTCATGGAGTCCCATGCATCGGTCATAGGGAATGAGGGGTGGATGAAGGGTCCAGAATCTGAGAGAATAAACTTGCTACTTACAATTATGAAAGGTACAATAAATGGGAAAGGGAAGAAAATGATATTCATGAACGTAGAGGGGAAGGACTTAGAAATGGTAATAAGTTCCCTTCCTGCAATGCTGGCTCCATCAGTTTCGAAGCTAGGAGGAAAGGACGCGTGGGAAGTGATGACGGTAGCTGAAGAGAAGGATATCCCTGAGATAATATCAAAGGTGAAGAACAGCGGTGCTAAGGACATAGTCATACTAGACATAGAAAAGGTGATAAAGTGA
- the hisF gene encoding imidazole glycerol phosphate synthase subunit HisF: MYMKRIIACLDVKDGRVVKGVNFLGLKDKGDPVELAARYEDEGADEIVFLDISATIEGRKTLFNVVRETASIISIPLTVGGGIRTYEDFRNALSSGADKVSINTAAFDNPSLISKTSQDFGAQAVVVAIDAKRVGRSWNVFTRSGSHDTGKDAIAWANEVEKLGAGEILLTSIDRDGTRKGYDSELTREISSHVSIPVIASGGAGKPEHFLEVLTYGNADAALAAGIFHDQIVRIEELKIYLKEKGVEVRL, translated from the coding sequence ATCTATATGAAGAGAATTATTGCTTGTCTGGACGTAAAGGATGGCAGAGTAGTCAAGGGAGTCAACTTCCTCGGTCTGAAGGATAAAGGAGACCCAGTGGAGTTAGCTGCAAGATACGAGGACGAAGGCGCAGATGAGATAGTATTTTTGGACATCTCAGCTACTATAGAGGGAAGAAAGACCTTATTTAACGTAGTTAGGGAAACCGCAAGCATAATTTCTATTCCATTGACCGTAGGCGGAGGAATAAGAACTTACGAAGACTTTAGAAACGCATTGTCTTCAGGCGCGGATAAGGTCAGTATAAACACCGCAGCATTCGATAACCCTTCCCTCATTAGTAAGACGTCTCAAGACTTCGGAGCTCAAGCTGTAGTAGTTGCAATAGATGCTAAGAGAGTTGGAAGATCTTGGAATGTCTTTACAAGGTCTGGATCCCACGATACTGGGAAAGATGCAATCGCTTGGGCAAATGAGGTGGAGAAGCTAGGAGCAGGTGAAATTCTTCTAACAAGTATAGATAGAGATGGTACTAGGAAAGGCTATGACAGCGAATTAACCAGGGAGATATCATCGCATGTTTCAATTCCAGTAATAGCGAGCGGAGGAGCGGGCAAACCCGAACACTTTCTTGAAGTGCTAACTTATGGTAATGCAGATGCAGCTCTCGCTGCAGGCATA